One Sodalinema gerasimenkoae IPPAS B-353 DNA segment encodes these proteins:
- a CDS encoding type II toxin-antitoxin system HicB family antitoxin: MNVRAIIEWDEVSQLYSATCPELNFVSSFGESRDEAIAQLKDAIALMLEPIPDEFLETQNPQDVVELAL, from the coding sequence ATGAATGTTAGAGCGATTATTGAGTGGGATGAAGTCTCTCAGTTATATTCGGCAACTTGTCCAGAGTTAAACTTTGTCTCGTCGTTTGGAGAAAGTCGTGACGAGGCGATCGCACAGCTTAAGGATGCGATCGCTCTCATGTTAGAGCCAATCCCAGATGAATTTTTGGAAACTCAAAACCCTCAAGATGTTGTAGAACTGGCGCTTTGA
- a CDS encoding type II toxin-antitoxin system HicA family toxin, whose amino-acid sequence MPRYPRLTAKQVIRKLKTAGFLEVSQTGSHLKLFNPKSRQTAIIPIHSKKNIPIGTLKAIEKQADIKLTEL is encoded by the coding sequence ATGCCAAGATATCCTCGATTGACGGCAAAGCAGGTCATTAGAAAATTAAAAACAGCCGGGTTTCTTGAAGTTTCTCAGACTGGCTCTCACCTGAAGTTGTTCAACCCCAAAAGCCGACAGACAGCTATTATTCCAATTCATAGTAAAAAAAACATACCTATTGGAACATTGAAAGCCATTGAAAAACAAGCAGATATTAAATTAACAGAACTATAA
- a CDS encoding transaldolase family protein, with protein sequence MAIANAKIAYQAYEDIFSSDRWQALAEHGASPQRLLWASTSTKNPDYSDVMYVEELVADNTVNTIPPSTLEAFADHGQPQPDTVHRDVKGAYQVIAHLNHPDIQINLDSVMAELIEEGIDKFIQPYESLMSSIEEKTKAVSETPEQVAS encoded by the coding sequence GTGGCGATCGCCAATGCCAAGATTGCCTATCAAGCCTATGAAGACATTTTCAGCAGCGATCGCTGGCAAGCGTTAGCCGAACACGGTGCAAGTCCCCAACGACTCCTCTGGGCCAGTACCAGTACCAAGAACCCCGACTACAGCGATGTCATGTACGTCGAGGAACTGGTGGCAGACAACACCGTCAACACCATTCCCCCCAGTACCCTAGAGGCCTTCGCAGACCACGGTCAACCGCAACCGGATACGGTTCATCGGGATGTGAAAGGGGCCTATCAAGTGATTGCACATCTCAACCACCCCGATATCCAGATTAACCTGGACTCGGTGATGGCAGAATTGATTGAGGAAGGGATTGACAAGTTTATTCAACCCTATGAATCCTTGATGAGTTCCATTGAGGAGAAAACCAAAGCTGTCTCAGAGACACCGGAACAAGTCGCAAGTTAA